A single region of the Triticum dicoccoides isolate Atlit2015 ecotype Zavitan chromosome 2B, WEW_v2.0, whole genome shotgun sequence genome encodes:
- the LOC119361433 gene encoding probable alpha-glucosidase Os06g0675700: MTIISSFVDLPALLTILIYLLHRCDANYEVESVSGSGNLLSTKLKLVGGTAEFGPDVKRLNLTASLETDNWLHVRITDANHSRWEVPQDVIPRPMPALEDVLLHSSGMSNASLPGSRTMSSESLDLTFTIHTAPFRFTVSRRSTGDVLFDTSATLVFKNRDAVPSH; this comes from the exons ATGACGATCATCTCGTCATTTGTTGATCTTCCCGCACTCCTCACCATCCTCATATACCTCCTCCACCGTTGTGACGCCAACTATGAAGTCGAGTCGGTCTCCGGGTCAGGGAATTTGCTATCGACAAAGCTGAAACTTGTAGGCGGGACGGCGGAGTTCGGTCCAGATGTCAAGCGGCTCAATTTGACTGCAAG CCTAGAGACGGACAACTGGCTCCACGTGCGCATCACTGATGCTAACCATTCGCGATGGGAGGTACCCCAGGACGTTATCCCGCGTCCAATGCCGGCGCTGGAGGACGTCTTGCTACATTCCTCGGGCATGAGCAATGCTTCCTTGCCCGGCAGCCGCACCATGTCCAGCGAGTCTTTAGACCTGACCTTCACCATCCACACCGCCCCGTTCCGCTTCACCGTCTCCCGCCGCTCCACCGGAGACGTCCTCTTCGACACCTCCGCCACACTTGTCTTCAAGAACCG GGATGCAGTGCCCTCGCATTGA